Within the Clarias gariepinus isolate MV-2021 ecotype Netherlands chromosome 27, CGAR_prim_01v2, whole genome shotgun sequence genome, the region AGTCCATTTGAGCGCTGTTTAAACTCGATTTTGCAGACAGATCCAGATATCAGGGCAGACTcctgggtctctctctctctcagccttgGCGTCACTTAAAATCACGGCAGGATTCTCCTGATGTCCTGACTTTATTCAAACGTTTTCTGAAGTAACTTGAGATGTTAATCTCAAGTTAATCAAGTAACTGATATTAAGAAGTTAACCGATTAAAATGTATTCAGTGGTAATAAAGTTAGCTGTATGAGATCCATTTTAAGttagaaaaaaatatcctgTGGTGGCCTCTGTAAATAAATCCATGTATGAGGAAACACTTGATTGTGAAATATTAAACACGCAGATATATCGTGCCAGAGAGTTTAACGCTGCGTTCGACTGGACTCACGTCAGGCGGTTAAGGTTTGGTTGACTGATTTTTTAATCTCATGTTGAAGATGAGGTCATGCTTAAATCGAGAGCAGAAGAAACCTCCGGTTCCCAAGATACATTAATATTGGTCCTCTCTCCGACATCTTTAATTGTTCAGAGTTTAAGCACTGGGGTCCAGCCCTCTCACCATGTGTTTCAGGGCGTGGTCGGGACGGCGGCGGTGCCCGAGAGCGGAGCGTCGTTAGCTCTGCGTGCGCTCGGATGGGGTTCCCTGTATGCCTGGTGTGGAGTCGGTCTCCTCACCTTCACGGTGTGGAAAGCTCTTGGTGTTCACAGcgtaagtgtgtatgtgactTTCATGTGTTGCGTTTTTAGAAATGTTCTCAACATTAaacaaccacttttttttttttttttttttgcagttgttAGAATTCCGACAGAAGATGCAGTCCATCTTTCCTGCCATCCCGAAAAACGAGGACACTCAGCCGGACACGCCGCCTCTCGACTGGGACTCGATATTTAAGTCCAAATGATCGCAGATGTTCCGGGACGCGTCCCCTCACCCGATGAACAAACTGTTGTAAAGTGCCCGCTGACTTTTTAAGGAGCGTAATGTCGAAGAACCGTTCTGGGGAAACGACCGACTCCGTGTCTGTAGCGAACCGACGATTCTACACGTCTGACAAATGAAGCTGCTGGTTAAAAGGACATTTTGGGGCTTTATTTGTCAAACATGACCATTTAAATTGGCTTTGgagcatttttaattaaaaacaaaataatgtgtGCTGTACAGGGATTTATAATTTAATCTCCAGAGTAATTCTGGGATTGAAGCGGCAAAATACTCCATGcaaccaaaagtttgtggacacctgatttTCACACaggtcctgttttttttttttttttctttcttccgcTCCATCCTTAGCAAACAGTGTCTTCACGTACTGTAGCTTTACACACAAGTCtactgtcatgctggaacagattTGGTTCTCTTAACTCCAGACGAGGAGAATTGCAACACTCACTGTAACAGTTAAAGGaagaaacatacaaaaatagGTTTGATGaacaggtgtccacatacttttggccacataGTTTTTGTTGGTAAATGAAGCTCCAGGGTGAGCCAAAAAGCAATTATATATGTAAGGTATATCTTTATGAGCTTGAACACAGATAGTGCTGATGGTTAGGTAACTGCTCTTACTCATCAGTCATGTTGGTCATCACTTAAGCAGACGTTtgtaaactattaaaaaaaaaaaaaaaaaggtgtatgaAATCAACCTgagtgtttaaatgttaaatataaatcaatGGATATGAGAGAagtttggaggaggagtgagcTACAGTGTTTCGATAAGTGGCTTTTCATTTTCTGTGTAACGCACACAAACAGGAATCTTTGGAAATTGGTCTGATTCCTAAGAAAATAAAGAGTGATTCCTCTTTATCGGAAAGAGGCTGATTAGGATTAGGCTGCTTTCCTCCACGTGCTTATGTTCTACAATAAATGCCACAGTTTTTGGTATATACAGAAGACAAAAAGGACAAATTAAGCTGTAATAATGGAAATCAGAAATCCCAGTCAGATTTGATGGACAGACTGATCTCAGGTCTGTTTTAATAGACTTTTCTAAAGCGTCAGAGACTCCATATTCAATCAGAATGGCACatgtggcaagaaaaaaaaaaattatatatggtCAACCGtcgctatactgtatatacacacactgtactgtatatcttccAAATTTTAGAATAATCACAGCTTTGCTTTCGTTTGTTAAAACGCTCAGATTTGAAGAAAAAGCGGCTTTGTAACTCTCGTAACACTATTGATAGAAAAGGCTATTTGACCGCTTCCTTAAATGTAATTACTATTTGAActcattaaacacagaggacttgAAATTAGAGCTGTGTGGTGAAGCCTTGCTGTATCTGAGCACCTTAATTTACTGCCAACGTAAATGatcgcttaaaaaaaaagaaagaaaaagaaaaaaaaagatttatctaTGATTCAAtcaaaaacttgaaaaaaaaaaaaaatcaaaaagttgttttctgtgaagctgttttctttttccaacacatctgattcagttaattatgtaatttattattttattttttcccaggGATTCAAAAACTGAGTCAGATGCGCTGAGTCAACTAACGCCTGATCATAAGCACCCACCATCTTTTATTCCCTGTCGAACTGACGCTAGGATCCCACGGTGCGCCGCAGTAAACCTGCTATCTGACACGACACTAACGGGATGAGAAATGGGTAGAATTTTAGCATGAAACGTTGCACcgctttaaattaaaaaaatataaataaatgttcaaataataataataaaatacaaaacaccCCAAAACGACCTTCACAGTGCTCAACCAGACTTCATGTACATTTACTTTAACATGTGGAACATGTAGTATAAAGACTTTATACTAATAAACAAATGTTGATCAAATTATCATATggcatgaaacaaacaaacaaaaaccaagaaacaaaacaaaaagttcaCAGAGTTGTACATTGTCATTGGAATTCTTGCTCGAGTCACTTCTGGGATAACTTCAGATTTTACTGGATTACAGTTACACAGACTGACTTTTCAAAAGAGCCTGTTGtcgtttatttattgatttattttttattcaaagcCAGACATCCACTGCGGTTCGACGGACCTGGTcccatctgtttttgttttgtacagAATTGTGTGTAGTACAGTCCACGCAGGAACGTCAACTACACAACAGCAGACTAATCCCCAGACAGAAGACGGCGATGAAAATTTTCATTTAGCTAATAATTAGCATTGACTACCATCACTTTGTATAATAATACCACATCTCTTagagaaattataaaaaaaaaaaaggtgaaaaggGCCTGTTTAATATacagctcatatatatatatacacaaatcaGCCCCATATGAtgtgacgatgatgatgatgatgattgaaGAGAAGTGGTAAACTGAAGCGCCGTAGAGTTCCGTTGTCACACTGTTGATCCTGCGGGTCTAATGGTCATACTGGTGGAAGCGagtaagttttaaaaaagaaaagaaaaaaaaaaagaaaaaactaaacaaaaaaaacagctctcACTTTTACCCTCACATACTGGTGTGGTTATGCAGTGCAATACTGGTTATCAGATTTGAATATTGCCTGTGGTAAAGAGTCATTCACATTTGGTAATAATCTTCCCTCAAACAAGCCGTCTACACCCTATTGCACAATGCTTTTTAGAGCTGGATACATGTATATCTTGAGTAAatctagagttttttttttctttttctttaacacaTTGCAAGAGAAGTTCTATCTACAACACATctcacaatttaaataaatgtgcatccccaaataaacaaacaaagtcCCACCAGAAACAGCCacaatgacttaaaaaaacaaacaacctaagagcaaaagaaaacttttttttttttttggaaaactaATAAACAGTATCGATTAGaactttggttaaaaaaaaaacggaactgagggagaaaaacaaaaaaaaaaaggaacaagaataaaaaaaaggaatagaaAACAACaccatgaaatattaaatatttgtattaaaatcatttaaaaatccaaaatgaaaaaaggagGGGTAGAGGAGCTATATATATTCTCTATATAACTgtaagtaaaaacattttttgtcttttttttattttttattatttaaataaaaatataacaccgACGATCTCGATCTGTGTGGTTTTGTCcccactaatttttttttttttagcaatgccAGGCTTTATTTAGTATTAGCGCTCGTGTCACGAGCGTCCCAGCTTAAACAACACCTCGCACAAAATGCCCGCCACGCTCGAGTTCAGCACCGATGACAGCGTGATGTCCAGCAGGCGGCTCTCGTACAACACGAACTCGGGCCGGTTCTCCTCAACCTGAGCGATCGCCATTAAGGCTTTGGCGGCCCGGCACATCATGTTGATGCTGGGTGGCTCGGGGTGGGTCGCGTGTCCTGCATGAAGCAGGCTGTGAGGACTCTGCTGATACTGTGCCATGGCAAGGCTGTCCTCTAAAAAGCCTATCAGGGTCCCGATGCTGCCCTTCTGAAGTGCGATGACACGTGCCGCCGTGGGGTCGCCTTGCGCCAGGTTGGCCAGGACGGCCACCGCCATCTCCCGGCACACCTGGCTTTTACGTTCGCCCACATGACGCACCAACGTCGCGAAGAGGCGCTCCTGTCGGCTGAACGGCGGTGTTGCTAACAGTAGGTCCACGTTACAGTCCTGGATGCTCAGCTTGCACAAGCACTCCAGCACCAGCCTCTGTGGCGTCAGAGAAGAGAAGCCACCCGCCGTGCAGAAAGGGTCTTGGGCCTCGGCTGACGGGCAAACCATCCAGTGCAAGAGCCCATCCAGGATGGGCAAGCAGATGCTCTCGGGGTAGATTGACAGATCGAGCTGCCCTGAAATGTTGGCCAAGGTCACCAAGGTGTTCTCGTGCAAGGCACCGAGGCAGTCCCACCACCACTCGTCCTTGCTGCAAGCCAGACTTCGCTCCTCTTCGCGCTGGTACGTCGGAGGCATCCTCTTCCTCTTGGGGTGCTTATGGTGCAAAAGGACCAGCTTGCCCAGGATGAGTACCAGACCCGGATGCCGTGCCATGTCGCCATCATTACCTGGCACGAAGGACAGCCCACGGACTATGTTGGAAATGCATATGCAGCGCTTAGCCAGCTCGTCCTGCCAGTCCTCGGCTGTGGAAAGCGGTGCCTCATCCCAGCAACGTGGTTCATCTTCCATCAGAGTGAGGTTGCGATGGTTCCCTTTGCTCTCCGGGGTGGAATCTTGGGCTTCGTTCTCTGGTGGAGGTCCTGCATCATCTGCAGTGACGGTCAGAAGTTTATGCACGACATCTTGGTCTTGTTTAGGAGATGAATCCTCTTGACTGGGATCCTCAGTGATTTGTTCTTTAACCTCCTCAAGCTCCAAAGTTACCACTGGTTTAGTGCTCGACCCCTCATACTTTCTATCGAAGTGGGTCTGGATGTGGGCGGTGGAGTCTCCTCCACCAGCCTTCCAGTGCAGCAGGCCGCTGGTGAACCCTCCGGCCAAGCCCAGCTGTTCAGATCGATCTTCCACCAGGTCTGCGACTGCCTCCCTCTCCTCCACCTTTATTGGCAATCTGTCGTACTTGCTGGCCTGCTTGGGCCTGGGTTCTGTGGAAGGACAAATGTCTTTACCTGCTTCgatttctctctccttctccttttGTTCAGTTGTCTCTGCTGGCTTCTTTTCCAAAGCGTCTCCGCCAgatgtgctgctaagaacacaCTTTTGAGACAGAGACTCTACTTCAGGCTTGTTGTCTATCTGCTCAGGATTTGAAAGACTGTCCTGCTCCTCGGGATCCGATTCCTCTTTTTCTGCTGGCTCTGAGAGGGGGCCAAGAAGCGTTTTCTGCCCCTCAGTACCCACTTCATACTCCTCCAGGATTCCAAAGATCTCAATCAGGCATCTTCTGAAGTATTCCACTACAAGCTCCAGAAAACCTGGCAACTAGAAACACAGGGTACAAACGAGTTACGCAATCAATTACGTTGTAAAGTAAACTATGCAAGCGCACCAGGCCATGCTACTTTTCCAAACTTACCTGCGACAAGGTAAAAGCTGATACTGTATTATCATCATATAGTAGAATATTTATCGTGTCCAAAGCACAAGTGCTCTCTGCTAGCAAACCAGACTTCAGAGACATCATCACACGCCAGGCCTCTGGTGTACCTGCAGGGTAAAGGGCAGTTCTGAGCTGACGTCTACACCCAAATGTATTAAACGAGGCATCAGAAATATGAACATAGAATACGTTCAATAGGTTCCACGTCTACTCCTAGTTAATGACCAAAAAGGAATTTAATCCTAATTGATAATACTGCCCAAGAAACAGACAGCTACAGCTAGTCCCCAACCTACGAACAAGTTTTGTTCTGGGGGCATGTTCATTattctgatttgttcttaagtctgaaaAAAGTGAGTCTTGTATGCCTTTGACACTTACACAATATAAACCATACCATTTCGCTTGACTAAATCCCTTTCCCCTCACTGTCATCATGTTGCCCAAAAAATCACGGGGGGAACCCTAGACGGCATTTTGTCTCAGATTGGTTTCCACTGTATCAGACTGTGGAGTATACTTATAATAGTATAATTCACCATCGGGACAGCTTTAAAGAAcatacattttctatcattgtgctcccCGATttctgattcattgaaaccggtgaggccggctcatttctcccgcacccaCCCTCAAACCCACAGACACACAATATAcctgactttagacattttatacattcacttacacactcaaaatattgtatataattgtaactATTGGTATCTAGTGCACtgcagtggtttttttttttttgtacatgtgAGCCACTACCGTGATTGAACCGGATGTAGAACCGCAGTCCGTTCATATAACTCGagtgttcgtaagtcggggactacctttattacatttcttaGACCCTGCAGGCCACTTACCGATGTCTTTAGAGGTTAACCGTCGACGAGCCTTTAGCTGAGGCTGTGTAGCCTCGACAGAATCAAGAGGAAAGCTAATCTCTCTGTGTATGGGTGGAAGGCCTTGCCCGggaacaccaccaccaccaccactctGAGAGCTTGGCATGGACCCGGGAACTCCTGGTTTTGGCATCTTCATAGACGACATCAACTGAGCTTTATTGGGAGACATAGAACCTCCGACTTGTCTGGGAAACGGTGCTGGACTTGGAGCTCGGGCGATGTGGTTGGACATGGCTGGAGGGGACTGGTAAGAGGACGGAGGCTGGCGGTTTGTCATGGGCGGCATGGAGCTGGCAGAGGACTGTGAAGGATACGGTGACTGACGTTGGCCCGGGTGACTCGGCCACTGACTGTCCTGATTCGCCCTGCCCTCTGGGTCATCTGCGCGACTCATGGAGGGGAAAGGAGGGCCCTGTCTGCTAGCGTAAGCGTAGCCCATATCAGACCTGGGGTGCCACATGTTCCCTTGAGGCGCCCCACTCGGAGTGGACGACGGTCCCCCGCTCATCATTCCATGCTGAGGAGGTCCCTGTCCCCCGTGCTGCATGCGTTCACGGTTATATGGGAACGAAAGCTGCCCCTGCATGGGTCTGCGCTCCGGATATCCACCGTACTGGCTGTACATGTCTGGCTGCTGACCGCTGAACTGCATGCCATAGGATTCGCCCTCATGTCGCTTCGCTGGAGGTCCGTACATCCCTTCCCCAGGTCTCTTATACCCCTGAGGACATACAGACATAACGCTTAAGGACATGCTTCACAGAACTgcaagaataaataaaacccgTCTTGGCTTGCATCATGACGTCATGATTTCAGTCATGATCTGTTTTCTAATTTTCTTGATCATctggaatgttttaaaaaaatttcaaaccTTACACTCTGCCTCACATTACCACAGCACTAAGCAATTAAGTATCATATTGTTTTTACTATAATATGCTAGGAGATAAGTGTTTTTGATATTGTAGTCCAGACAAATACAGTTTCTCATGACATGTGTAAACAGTTCGACATGACATTGTGCTGCAGACTGACCTGTGGCTGTGGGTACATCCCATGTGCACCGTACGGCATGCCTTGAGGATACTGCTGTCCGTAACCATCATGACCatgtcttaaaaaataataaaaaaaaataaaaatacacacatcacTCAGCGGGAGAGACAACTGTATTTTAATTCACTCTCATTAGTAATCTTTACCTCTGATGTGACGGGTATCTGTTCCCTGGGTACATGTTTGGATCGCTGTTAGAAGGCATCATGCTGTTCTGATTTCCTGGAGGCACCAATCCACCATCTGGACCCATCTCAGGCCTAATGAAGACAGAGACACAGCAAAAGACATGAAGCTAGACTCAGAAGTTGACTCAAGTTGTCCAAGTTGTAGCGTTACTGTGGAATATTACTGACCTTCGGTCAAAACCTTGGCTGTAAGGGTACTGGGGTCTTATGCCCATGCCCTGGGGTCCTCGTTGGTACATTTCTTGCATGCCACTGCTGGGCATTGGCCCTGGCATGAAAGAGTCATTGGCACCTACAGATATATACAGACACTTTTAGTGTTTTAGATAGAGATAGTGTTATAGACCTTTTTCCACACTGCGTCATGGTGCCGACTCTGAGAACGAACCAGAAAAATCATGAACGCTTTAGACATTATTAATTCAGTGTGAATGAAATCGGTTGGATTAGAGATTCCAACTTAACTGTTTACACAGACGTGATCCGATATGAGGTGGGTTCACGTGCTTAAAGCTGAGTAATTCACATGCTGAGTAATAGtacacatcaagatggtttttggaatttttatcTGTCCGTCCGTGCGCGCATTAGGCAAAAAACTACTCACTAATTTTAATGGTTTTCACATTAAATATGCTGCATACATAATGTATGCAACATATACTGTTGGCTTTGATTTAAACTTAAACAGTAAAATTTGTTGCTCAAACATGACCTCTTTCTCAAGAACATTcactaaattactaaaaaaaacagcccCAGCAAAAGTTCATTTGAAATTTGTGCTTAGTAAATAGCACCATTAAATGTCACCCAGCAGACACTAGGAGGCAGCGCTGTGCAACAAATCACCTCAATCACAACTACAGCAAGGGAGACGACGCGCTACTGAGACATATTCGTCAACACGTCATGGGCGTGAAACGTGCGATGGGAACAGAACGCCTTAAAACAGGAACAGACATTGACCAACTCACCTTTCCTTTGACCTCCATAGGGCTCCTTGTTGGCATCGTACTGCATCCGTGTATCtatgcctcctcctcctccctgcTGGTACATCATACCAGGTGGAACGTTGGCACGCTTTTGGAAAGCTGGATCGCTGCTATCAGAAAACGGATCCTGCACACTGATACCGCTGTTTCTGCAAGATAAAGGTCAAACAGACTGGGATCaatgcacaaagaaaaaaaaaccaacaacagaCATGGTGATGAGTTCCCTCCTCTGTAAACGCTGCATTGTCTGACAGGGTTTCAGATTTTTGTGGATAACGGTACCATGGGTGTGCGACTTGTAAGTGTAAGCTGAGAAAATTGGACATTTTTGGATCCTGCTGAGAAGAAAACTGTTCAAACTGTGCGGATggatgattttaaaatattcacaGCAGGACAAGATATCGATGTGATGGCTGAGGATGTCAACGAAGACCATTTCACGTGACGAATATTTCATTTCCAAATGTGGAAAAGTGTTGGGGATTCAAAAAGCATGACAGTGGaactaaaaaattaataaataaataaattattaaaggaaaaaagtaagGAAGTCAATTTGAGGCTGAACAACTTAAcgttgtataataatataatataataatgtatgcGATGTCTGCGGGCTGTTatgtccaaaagtatgtggacacctgaccatcataaCTGTATATGCTGGACTCCATTTGTACAAAGATAGCTCTATGAGGACATGCTTCTCTAATGTTAGAGAGGTCCAATTGAAGTTACCTGCACTGGAACCCTCACTTAAACCCTTCTGagaatataacatttatttattataaagccATGCTAAAAGAGTAAAAATTATTACGATAGCAAAGAGAAGACCATGTTCAAGGTCAAAGGTCCGAAGGTAGCAGTGATAAAATAATTTGCTTataacttatataaaatatattcaaaccaaatgtatttatttttatgtctgattaaatattaaaccaaCCTTAAAGGACAACAAAAGACACTGTATtggttatactgaacttccagcctcctaaaacacacagtatgacttcaGATCAATCCCTGATATCCCTTATCACACAAACAAGTATGGGTtccatgttgagtctggttcttgtcaatgtttcttcctattgccgtCTCAGGCTCGaattgctcatcagggacaaactgatcattATGACTTAAGTCTTTTAAAAGGTCAGATACAACAGATGTTTTTACATCAGCAAAATACAGAATGATGATAATTGGTACTGAAAGGGAATTCGGTCgagaagaaagtgtgtgtggaagtgccGGATAAAGGCGGGCGAAGAGTTCAAGAGAACAAGACAGAACAAGTCAAGGCAAGAACAGGAAAGTAAAGGTTAGacgtatttttttaaaggcaggcTGGTCTGGAAAAACGGCTTAAAGAGGCCTGGGAATGAGACTTAAGTTTAAAGAAGAAGATGATAATATTACCTTATAAGGTAAATATATTACCTTACACATCTCTCTacactctttatatatatatatatatatatatatatatatatatatatattttttttttttttttactgtttttacttttgtaaaGCTAATTGGCCAAAACAaccaataaattaaatacagtaaataaaaccaCTGAACTGAATATCAAAATAATTTCGATATATAAGCTAAATGGCGCCCCCTAAAGGAACGTCCACATATCGCGTGGAAAAACCGGACGCGAAATTAaaggcataataataataataataataataatctccctCACTGATGTCGTTTGATGATTAACATCAGAATTCAAGAATCGTTAAAAAGGAGCGAATCTGATTGGTTGAATCTTGTCACGTGATCTACGGTGAGCTCCCTAAATCCAGGAAAAAGTTTGATTTTCACTTTGCTGTGGCGTCATTAGAATATCCACcaaaaaaaagggaatcaatttaaataaataataaaataaaacaccagaGGCTCAGAGTGAGAAATGCCGCAGTGTGCCTAAACTTTAGCACAAACATGGTGTTAAGTCGCTAGACGGAGACACTGACCTGTTCTGTGTAGATTTGACTCGGAACATCCCCGccgcacagtgtgtgtgtgtgtgtgtgtgtgtgggcgcgcGCGCAATGATTAAACACCTCGCCTGTTAGCCGTTAGCCAACGCGTTACATTTAAAACGACTCTTCAGCTTTGTGACGTTAAACATCAAACGCTCGTCGTCTGTCCCCGCTGCCCTGGCAACGACATCAAAGAGGGAGATTATTACGTTTAAGCCTTTAATCTCTGTTACAATCTCCACACAAAACTAACAGTTCATTGATACGTACAACACCAATTCAGAGTAAAGCGGAAACACACCGTTTATTCCACTGAATCAGTGCATTCCTAACACGAGGTGTCCAGACAGAAGTCCTGCTATACAGGTTAGAACTGTACTGGAATGTTTAGTGTATTCTAATATTAAATtgacagaagaaaaaacaaacaaaaaacaacaacaaccaatcCTTCTCTCTGAGACACTACCTACATCATATCTCAGAGAAACTACATCCTGAGAAGTGATCAGTGTTGTTATTGCCTGAacccttaaaacccaagcagGACAGACGTGTGCCAGACGTGATGGGTCaatgatgatttaaaaatgtgtgtgcaccAGATAACGAAGGTTTCAAACTTTTAAACTGTGCATTTAGGTTTTCGGATATGCCAGGTAGAAAGAATAAAAGTAATTATTCTTTTTACAAAGGGTAAATTTTACTACTGCCGGAATATAGGAATGACATTGCAAAAAACTCTCAAAACACTGAAACACTTCCGTGCCTTCATTAGTTTCCCTAAATGCCAGTTCCAAGGTTAATTAAAGTACCATACTAAACATCATGCTCTGTATTACTATCGATGTAGGAACACAAACCCAACATCCTTCCATCTATTAGATTTTTACAAATCAGAATTAAAGTAGAAGAAAAGAGGACAGGCTTAAATAAGCATGAGAAAATGTACATACTGATCAAATTAGAGACC harbors:
- the arid1b gene encoding AT-rich interactive domain-containing protein 1B isoform X3, producing the protein MGSRYDSSEIGPTRNDDNDNNSSSRKKKKKEEEEDDDDGSEASRSGNGSGFEFNHYYGDGRRGGPCFDQHGGQQSPGAVTRSARNTMDQMQNSHEEYHNNPYNHYPNYRSGYGGAGYGMMSPSRQGSAMGPGSNSATAAAAAAAAAAAAAAHGKAAMASPSANVGGFQRFPPGQNQQQNQNQHPSGATPTLNQLLTSPSPMMRGYSSGYQDYNNNPSTAQQQASMGLGKDMSSPFGSASHGWPAQQRTHPAMSPGNTTQGGSNRPQVAPMDAMAMKRSQLYSMANSSYSQQQQQQQQQQQPPGGAYSGQPYGAPAPHRYPMGMQGRGQVSMGAMQYHHQQQVPAQYGQQGMGGYCQQGQPPYFSPPHQQPAAPSQPHYMQPRAPPQQDAPQEAYGSRAQPAMTPGKPNHDELGLNQQERPSSLPDLSGSIDDLPTGTEAALSSAVSASGSTSSQGEQSNTAQSPFSPHASPRLSGLRSGPSPSPVGSPVGSSQSRSGPISPASVPGTQMAPQTPGNVSDVASHSTLSQSPMSQERGFASNMHRTGPAPQFGLQQSGPPMSPHPSPGGPVHHSMGSYQQGGPGYGPQGGQYGPSGNYPRPPSYGGAPGPSYSGPGPGMSLGMNASSPMHGQGPGQPCGSMPAARGPAQPGAGRSYPSGSSGAAPTSPSMPQSAGPGMGPPPPTGGRKPHESGTAPSPQNLHAPGPARSAVYPGGPPMGGMGPGGPYNPPQSANSSRMNFQNPPYSSMPPSGPMPMGPGDGMPPTELKQRAEKEEGGGMAGNEPPKSKDSSSSHCVSQPPTPSPLSPSPASLSSNHGDDSDSISSPAWPKTPSSPKPNSATMTNEKITRLYEMGNEPERRAWVERYLAFMEERGTPVPNLPAVGKKPLDLCRLYLCVREIGGLAMVNKNKKWRELSTILNVGTSSSSASSLKKQYIQYLFAYECKVERGEEPPPDVFNTDTKKQQQAKIQPPSPANSGSLQGPQTPQSTGSSSMTEMPGDLKPPTPASTPHSHMGPQQGVRNSGISVQDPFSDSSDPAFQKRANVPPGMMYQQGGGGGIDTRMQYDANKEPYGGQRKGANDSFMPGPMPSSGMQEMYQRGPQGMGIRPQYPYSQGFDRRPEMGPDGGLVPPGNQNSMMPSNSDPNMYPGNRYPSHQRHGHDGYGQQYPQGMPYGAHGMYPQPQGYKRPGEGMYGPPAKRHEGESYGMQFSGQQPDMYSQYGGYPERRPMQGQLSFPYNRERMQHGGQGPPQHGMMSGGPSSTPSGAPQGNMWHPRSDMGYAYASRQGPPFPSMSRADDPEGRANQDSQWPSHPGQRQSPYPSQSSASSMPPMTNRQPPSSYQSPPAMSNHIARAPSPAPFPRQVGGSMSPNKAQLMSSMKMPKPGVPGSMPSSQSGGGGGVPGQGLPPIHREISFPLDSVEATQPQLKARRRLTSKDIGTPEAWRVMMSLKSGLLAESTCALDTINILLYDDNTVSAFTLSQLPGFLELVVEYFRRCLIEIFGILEEYEVGTEGQKTLLGPLSEPAEKEESDPEEQDSLSNPEQIDNKPEVESLSQKCVLSSTSGGDALEKKPAETTEQKEKEREIEAGKDICPSTEPRPKQASKYDRLPIKVEEREAVADLVEDRSEQLGLAGGFTSGLLHWKAGGGDSTAHIQTHFDRKYEGSSTKPVVTLELEEVKEQITEDPSQEDSSPKQDQDVVHKLLTVTADDAGPPPENEAQDSTPESKGNHRNLTLMEDEPRCWDEAPLSTAEDWQDELAKRCICISNIVRGLSFVPGNDGDMARHPGLVLILGKLVLLHHKHPKRKRMPPTYQREEERSLACSKDEWWWDCLGALHENTLVTLANISGQLDLSIYPESICLPILDGLLHWMVCPSAEAQDPFCTAGGFSSLTPQRLVLECLCKLSIQDCNVDLLLATPPFSRQERLFATLVRHVGERKSQVCREMAVAVLANLAQGDPTAARVIALQKGSIGTLIGFLEDSLAMAQYQQSPHSLLHAGHATHPEPPSINMMCRAAKALMAIAQVEENRPEFVLYESRLLDITLSSVLNSSVAGILCEVLFKLGRS